In one window of Psychrobacter sp. P2G3 DNA:
- a CDS encoding BCCT family transporter, which produces MSDISTKTAEPKQGRLIFFSTMSFIVLVVAAGILFPDKLYTVGIGTMTYLTDTFGWIYMAGSFLFVMSMFYLAFSKYGDIKLGADDAKPEFSTFSWIGMLFSAGMGTVMLYWGVAEPVYHYMEPLSTTGILPQTAEAAEFAMKQSFIHQGIQAWSAFSVVGLAVGYLMYRKKESGLISNILIPWGRDKASGSLGKIVNIICVFGAIAGISTSLGQSGLSLGVSFSYLFGTPDAPWVVFLLVGVIALITIVCTTTGLEKGIKLLSDYNAYLLIALILLVGFVGPTTTMINVYFDSIGNYINDFFKDALMLPTFAAEEEAPWIRGWPIYYYAWAIAWAPFVGPFIARVSKGRTIREFVLGSMILPCLGIFLWVAFFGTIGIQSEPAVLEAAAASSKAATFIVLEDFPLGKVISLGVVIALFTCFITSLNSSTFTLASMSEEGSDNPSNKMKIIWVIAQSAMALTLMMSSTGIDLLQSISLIFALPLMFVLFLCVASTFKMLRAEFAEESTLTSKSVAVKITKDIETD; this is translated from the coding sequence ATGTCAGATATATCAACAAAAACTGCGGAACCTAAACAAGGTCGATTAATATTTTTTAGCACCATGAGCTTTATTGTTTTAGTAGTAGCAGCAGGGATATTATTTCCAGATAAATTGTACACAGTAGGCATTGGTACTATGACTTATCTGACCGATACTTTCGGTTGGATATATATGGCAGGCTCATTTCTTTTTGTCATGTCGATGTTTTATCTTGCTTTTAGTAAGTATGGTGATATTAAACTTGGTGCTGATGATGCCAAACCTGAATTTAGCACGTTTTCTTGGATAGGTATGCTGTTTTCAGCAGGTATGGGTACGGTCATGCTCTATTGGGGTGTGGCAGAGCCTGTATATCATTATATGGAACCGCTATCTACCACTGGTATCCTTCCGCAAACTGCAGAAGCCGCGGAATTTGCAATGAAGCAGAGTTTTATTCACCAAGGTATTCAAGCTTGGTCGGCTTTTTCAGTGGTTGGTTTGGCTGTCGGTTATCTGATGTACCGCAAAAAAGAGAGCGGTCTAATAAGTAATATTCTCATTCCTTGGGGACGTGATAAAGCCAGTGGTTCGCTTGGAAAAATAGTTAATATAATCTGTGTCTTTGGTGCTATCGCTGGTATTTCAACTTCCCTTGGTCAAAGTGGACTATCCTTAGGAGTTAGTTTTTCTTACCTTTTTGGTACACCTGACGCGCCTTGGGTCGTCTTTTTACTCGTTGGTGTAATTGCTTTAATTACTATTGTATGTACCACGACCGGTCTTGAAAAAGGCATTAAATTGCTCTCAGATTATAATGCCTACCTGCTAATTGCTCTTATTCTACTAGTAGGATTTGTCGGGCCAACGACGACTATGATCAATGTCTATTTTGATTCTATCGGTAACTATATCAATGACTTTTTTAAAGATGCGTTGATGCTACCAACATTCGCAGCAGAGGAAGAGGCACCTTGGATTCGGGGTTGGCCAATCTATTATTACGCTTGGGCTATTGCTTGGGCACCCTTTGTAGGTCCATTCATTGCGCGGGTCTCTAAAGGACGTACTATACGCGAGTTTGTTTTGGGTTCAATGATTCTACCTTGTCTTGGCATCTTCTTATGGGTTGCCTTCTTTGGGACTATAGGTATTCAGTCGGAGCCTGCGGTATTAGAAGCAGCGGCAGCGTCCTCAAAAGCGGCAACCTTTATTGTATTAGAAGACTTTCCATTAGGTAAGGTTATCTCGCTAGGTGTGGTTATCGCGCTATTTACTTGCTTTATTACCTCACTTAACAGTTCTACTTTCACCCTAGCCAGCATGAGTGAAGAAGGTTCAGATAATCCCAGCAATAAGATGAAAATTATCTGGGTAATCGCTCAATCAGCTATGGCACTTACGCTAATGATGAGTAGTACAGGTATTGATTTATTACAAAGTATTAGCTTGATATTTGCATTGCCGTTGATGTTCGTACTTTTCTTGTGTGTTGCCAGTACCTTTAAAATGCTACGTGCTGAATTTGCAGAAGAATCTACACTTACCTCTAAAAGTGTTGCAGTAAAAATAACAAAAGATATAGAAACTGATTAA
- a CDS encoding RidA family protein, whose product MKKTIHTDAAPAAIGPYSQGMAFKELVFTSGQLPLDPKTMEFVEGGIIEQARQSLANLKAILEASGASLDSVLKTTCLLSDMENFSAFNDVYTEVFGTEAAPSRTCFEAARLPKDALVEIEAIAFIR is encoded by the coding sequence ATGAAAAAAACAATCCATACAGATGCAGCACCAGCAGCAATTGGACCATACTCTCAAGGTATGGCATTTAAAGAGCTAGTCTTTACCTCAGGACAATTACCACTAGATCCTAAAACAATGGAGTTTGTGGAAGGTGGAATCATAGAGCAAGCACGCCAGTCTCTAGCCAATTTAAAAGCGATACTTGAAGCAAGTGGTGCCTCTTTAGACTCAGTACTGAAAACAACATGTCTGCTTTCTGATATGGAAAACTTCTCTGCGTTTAATGATGTTTATACTGAAGTATTCGGTACTGAGGCTGCACCAAGTCGCACTTGTTTTGAGGCAGCTCGTTTACCAAAAGATGCTTTGGTAGAAATAGAAGCAATTGCTTTTATTCGATAG
- a CDS encoding PAS domain-containing protein, with the protein MVNNSDSKVKKTIFKALNAEFTDEDAKFLETYFRLADTIADLIGPHCEIVIHSFASFEKSVVKIVNGHHTGRTVYSPITDVGLKMLSQFKKTGEVAPKSYFTTSKDGALLKSTTCVLAGQDGKPIGLFCINMNLSCPFPEIIQTLMPDMAGLHAGVNENFSSSATDIIEQALNNAILEIDNDSSVNQKGRNKAITKVLLENEIFEFKEATAMVSEHLGITRHAIYKYIREFKS; encoded by the coding sequence TTGGTTAACAATAGTGATTCAAAAGTGAAAAAAACAATATTTAAGGCACTAAACGCAGAATTTACCGATGAAGATGCAAAGTTCTTAGAAACTTACTTTCGACTTGCTGACACAATCGCTGACTTAATAGGTCCTCATTGCGAAATAGTGATTCATTCATTTGCAAGCTTTGAGAAATCAGTCGTTAAAATAGTCAATGGTCACCATACTGGTCGTACTGTCTATTCACCTATTACAGATGTAGGGTTAAAGATGCTCAGCCAGTTCAAGAAAACAGGCGAAGTAGCACCAAAAAGTTATTTTACTACCAGTAAAGATGGCGCTTTGCTCAAATCAACTACTTGTGTATTAGCGGGTCAAGATGGTAAACCAATTGGATTGTTCTGCATAAATATGAATTTATCCTGCCCTTTTCCAGAAATTATTCAAACGTTAATGCCGGATATGGCAGGTTTACATGCTGGCGTTAATGAAAACTTTAGTTCATCTGCAACAGATATAATTGAACAAGCACTTAATAACGCAATTTTGGAAATTGACAATGACTCATCGGTTAACCAGAAAGGTAGAAACAAAGCTATAACTAAAGTTTTACTTGAAAATGAAATATTTGAATTTAAAGAAGCAACAGCAATGGTTTCTGAGCATTTAGGAATCACTCGCCATGCAATCTATAAATATATCCGAGAATTTAAATCCTAA
- a CDS encoding TRAP transporter small permease, with the protein MGIFNKIDDFVSMITEWILGISIILMAVTLIANVIARKVFSNSIPAADEIGATLLILVTFSGIGYAARKGRHIRMSAIFDAVPFKAQKVLIIIISIATCITYLYVCYIAYEYIQHTRMLGRVTSALELPAWIIQLVVPIGFGLGAIQYFLNVIVNIKEPELYIGTEKIDGGDGMEPDLYTVDEETSGGPKDVN; encoded by the coding sequence ATGGGTATCTTCAATAAAATCGATGATTTTGTTTCGATGATAACAGAATGGATTCTTGGCATCAGTATCATACTGATGGCAGTTACTTTGATTGCAAACGTCATAGCTAGGAAAGTATTTTCTAATAGCATTCCTGCAGCAGATGAGATTGGCGCTACGCTTCTCATTCTTGTTACCTTTAGTGGTATCGGTTACGCAGCTAGAAAGGGACGACATATTAGAATGTCAGCAATTTTTGACGCTGTACCCTTTAAAGCACAAAAAGTATTAATCATTATCATATCGATTGCAACTTGCATCACTTATTTATACGTCTGTTACATCGCATATGAATATATTCAGCATACTAGAATGTTAGGAAGAGTAACTTCAGCTCTTGAGTTGCCAGCATGGATCATACAGCTCGTCGTTCCTATCGGTTTTGGTTTAGGTGCTATTCAATATTTTTTAAACGTTATTGTAAATATAAAAGAGCCTGAACTATATATTGGAACAGAAAAAATAGATGGAGGTGATGGGATGGAACCCGATTTGTATACTGTGGATGAAGAAACGAGCGGAGGCCCTAAGGATGTTAATTAG
- a CDS encoding DUF1244 domain-containing protein — protein sequence MAKLESNIELEAAAFRRLLAHLDERKDVQNIDLMNLADFCRNCLSKWYKAAGEERGIEIDYEDARELVYGMPYSEWKEKYQQKATPEQLARFNEIEAAKNKTDQE from the coding sequence ATGGCAAAATTAGAATCAAACATTGAATTAGAAGCCGCAGCATTTCGTCGCTTATTAGCTCACTTAGACGAGCGCAAAGATGTACAAAATATTGATCTGATGAACCTTGCAGACTTTTGTCGTAACTGTTTATCCAAATGGTATAAAGCGGCTGGTGAAGAGCGTGGTATCGAAATCGACTATGAAGATGCGCGCGAACTTGTTTATGGTATGCCTTATTCTGAGTGGAAAGAGAAGTATCAACAAAAAGCCACACCGGAGCAATTAGCGCGCTTTAATGAAATTGAAGCTGCCAAGAACAAGACTGATCAAGAATAA
- a CDS encoding TRAP transporter large permease → MIVLLLMGFPMMMTMLFSTLFYMIFFMPDVETFTSVQQMVLGVQSPVLLAIPMFMLAADIMCTGQTSKRLLDFVESYVGHLPGGMATTTAITCALFGSISGSTQATVVAVGRPVRNRLLENGYDDSEVMALIINASNLAYLIPPSLGMIVYGVASGASIGDLFIAGIGPAILIIIMFSIYSAFYAKVKKIPSLKKASNKQRWVATKKCLLAFGFPLIIMGGIYTGIFSPTEAAAAAVLYAIIVEVGFYKSIKIQEIYNIALSTGVITTVVFILVAVGAAFSWIISYARVPQLIAEGLLGNDPSILTILLVVNIFFFIGCMFVEAIVVILILTPIFVPIASAAGIDLIHLGIIVTLQVAIGSGTPPFGTSIFTCSAIFDQPYLKVIKNQGPYIAMLLIACVLVSAFPSISLYLGSFAQ, encoded by the coding sequence ATGATTGTACTGCTTCTTATGGGTTTTCCCATGATGATGACAATGTTATTTTCAACACTCTTTTATATGATTTTTTTTATGCCTGATGTTGAAACTTTCACTTCAGTTCAACAAATGGTTCTTGGTGTACAAAGCCCTGTGCTGTTAGCCATTCCAATGTTTATGCTTGCCGCAGACATTATGTGTACGGGACAGACCTCAAAACGGCTTCTTGATTTTGTCGAAAGTTATGTAGGGCACCTCCCTGGTGGAATGGCAACGACGACAGCTATTACGTGTGCACTTTTCGGATCTATTTCAGGATCAACACAGGCAACGGTGGTGGCTGTCGGACGTCCTGTTCGTAATAGACTTCTTGAAAATGGTTATGATGACAGCGAAGTTATGGCGTTGATCATAAATGCTAGTAATTTGGCATACCTAATTCCTCCTAGTTTAGGCATGATTGTTTACGGAGTTGCTAGTGGTGCTTCTATTGGTGACCTATTTATTGCAGGCATAGGCCCTGCAATTCTAATTATAATTATGTTTTCTATTTATAGTGCTTTTTATGCAAAGGTTAAAAAAATCCCAAGTCTAAAAAAAGCATCGAATAAACAAAGGTGGGTTGCAACTAAAAAATGTCTTCTCGCTTTCGGATTTCCCTTAATTATTATGGGAGGTATTTATACAGGAATATTTAGTCCTACTGAAGCCGCTGCCGCCGCTGTACTCTATGCAATCATTGTAGAAGTAGGCTTCTATAAAAGCATTAAAATTCAAGAAATTTATAATATAGCTCTATCAACAGGCGTTATTACCACTGTGGTTTTCATTCTTGTTGCAGTAGGGGCTGCTTTTTCTTGGATTATCTCTTACGCTAGAGTGCCGCAGTTAATAGCTGAAGGACTTTTAGGAAATGATCCTTCAATCCTTACCATACTACTCGTTGTTAATATATTCTTTTTTATAGGATGTATGTTCGTAGAAGCAATCGTTGTTATTCTAATTCTCACTCCAATATTTGTACCAATTGCTTCTGCAGCTGGTATAGACCTTATTCATCTCGGCATCATAGTAACATTGCAGGTAGCCATTGGCTCAGGGACTCCGCCTTTTGGTACAAGCATTTTTACCTGTAGCGCTATCTTTGATCAACCTTACTTAAAAGTAATAAAAAACCAGGGTCCTTATATCGCTATGCTACTGATAGCCTGTGTGCTCGTTTCGGCATTCCCTAGTATATCGTTGTATTTAGGAAGCTTCGCTCAATAA
- a CDS encoding peptidylprolyl isomerase, whose amino-acid sequence MARTASASHILVKDKELAEDIISKLKKGVQFDVLAKKHSTCPSGKKGGNLGEFKKGDMVPAFDKVCFNGELFTPHLVKTKFGWHVIKVLYRT is encoded by the coding sequence ATGGCTCGTACAGCTAGCGCATCACATATTTTAGTAAAAGATAAAGAACTGGCTGAGGACATTATTAGTAAGCTTAAAAAAGGCGTCCAGTTTGATGTGCTAGCTAAAAAACATTCAACCTGCCCATCAGGTAAAAAAGGCGGTAACTTAGGCGAGTTTAAAAAAGGCGACATGGTACCGGCATTTGATAAAGTCTGCTTCAACGGCGAGCTATTTACCCCACATTTAGTAAAAACCAAATTTGGCTGGCATGTGATTAAAGTGCTTTACAGGACATAA
- a CDS encoding peroxiredoxin — translation MITHVPDVTFKTRVRDESIGGDNPFTWYNLTTDELFANKKVVVFSLPGAFTPTCSTSHLPRYEELYDEFKALGIDEIVCISVNDAFVMYQWGLKQNRENVFLLPDGNGEFTRKMGMLVDKSNLGFGMRSWRYSMYIDNKAIKKVFKEPDFGDNCPIDPFEVSDADTMLEYLKSNA, via the coding sequence ATGATTACCCATGTACCTGATGTAACTTTTAAAACTCGTGTTCGTGATGAATCTATCGGAGGAGACAACCCATTCACATGGTATAACCTAACCACGGATGAGTTATTTGCCAATAAAAAAGTGGTCGTATTCTCACTACCAGGTGCCTTTACGCCAACTTGTTCGACCAGCCATCTCCCTCGTTACGAAGAGCTTTATGATGAGTTTAAGGCGTTAGGTATAGATGAAATAGTTTGCATTTCTGTCAATGATGCGTTCGTCATGTACCAATGGGGCCTAAAACAAAACCGTGAAAACGTTTTTTTGCTTCCTGATGGGAATGGTGAGTTCACTCGTAAAATGGGTATGCTTGTTGATAAGAGTAATCTTGGCTTTGGTATGCGCTCATGGCGTTATTCGATGTATATCGACAATAAAGCCATCAAAAAAGTGTTTAAGGAACCTGATTTTGGCGACAACTGCCCAATAGACCCCTTTGAAGTATCAGATGCAGACACCATGTTAGAGTATTTGAAAAGTAATGCTTAA
- the dpaL gene encoding diaminopropionate ammonia-lyase — protein MLKISENHFYTGQNSSLFNAESAKKIRKFHCQIDGYKPTPLVSLPMLAEKLGVKSILVKDESHRFGLNAFKVLGGSYALGSLLAEYIDIDITEIDLKTVSSKLDKPLVFSTATAGNHGTGVAWAAREMGQRAVVYMPKGSSPVSVERIRGLGAECIVTDINYDDTVRLANKTAEENGWILVQDTAWKGYEKIPTWIAQGYMTMADEAIEQAAEMSEGMPTHVILQAGVGSMAGGVLGYLADKLGADNFETIIAEPVAADCIYRSGTSAQGEIVNVTGELNSIMAGLACGEPNPVTWQILKDCSNYFASVDDNVTATGMRVLGNPLQDDPRVISGESGAITLGVLYKLCSDPSNHDLLEKLGLDQDSVVLVFSSEGDTNPNRYRDIVWDAKY, from the coding sequence ATGCTGAAAATATCTGAAAACCATTTTTATACAGGTCAAAACTCGTCCCTTTTTAATGCAGAATCAGCTAAAAAAATACGTAAATTTCACTGTCAGATTGATGGTTATAAACCGACGCCTCTAGTCTCATTACCAATGTTAGCGGAAAAACTTGGTGTAAAATCAATCCTAGTTAAGGATGAATCTCATCGTTTTGGACTCAACGCATTCAAAGTTCTAGGTGGCTCCTATGCTTTAGGAAGTTTATTAGCTGAATATATTGACATTGATATTACAGAAATTGATTTAAAAACAGTATCTTCTAAATTAGACAAGCCTCTAGTATTTTCGACAGCAACAGCTGGTAATCATGGCACTGGAGTAGCGTGGGCTGCTCGTGAAATGGGACAAAGAGCTGTTGTCTATATGCCGAAGGGATCATCACCAGTAAGTGTCGAGCGTATTCGAGGATTAGGTGCAGAATGTATCGTAACCGATATAAATTATGATGATACAGTCCGCCTAGCAAATAAAACAGCCGAAGAAAATGGCTGGATTTTAGTGCAGGATACCGCTTGGAAAGGCTATGAGAAAATACCGACCTGGATCGCCCAAGGCTACATGACCATGGCAGATGAAGCTATTGAACAAGCAGCTGAAATGTCTGAAGGAATGCCAACTCATGTAATACTACAAGCAGGTGTTGGTTCGATGGCTGGTGGTGTACTGGGCTATCTTGCAGACAAGCTTGGTGCAGACAACTTTGAAACCATTATTGCAGAACCTGTAGCAGCTGACTGTATTTATCGCTCCGGTACCAGTGCGCAAGGTGAAATCGTTAATGTAACGGGTGAACTAAACAGTATCATGGCAGGGCTTGCTTGCGGTGAACCAAATCCAGTCACTTGGCAGATTTTAAAAGATTGCAGTAATTACTTTGCTTCTGTTGATGACAACGTAACTGCCACTGGTATGCGAGTACTGGGTAATCCTTTACAAGATGATCCTCGAGTTATTAGTGGAGAATCTGGCGCAATTACACTTGGTGTGCTTTACAAGCTTTGTAGCGACCCCTCAAATCATGATCTACTTGAAAAGTTAGGTTTGGATCAAGACTCCGTAGTCTTAGTATTTAGCTCTGAAGGAGATACTAATCCAAATAGATATAGAGATATTGTTTGGGATGCTAAGTATTAG
- a CDS encoding Xaa-Pro peptidase family protein has translation MINYLQRGFEQSEFEERTARAQKVMHNMKLDAMFFTTEPNVRYFTGFHTQFWKSPTRPWFIVIPAEGKPIAVVPEIGTSGMAETWVDDIITWPSPRPEDDGISLVADTLNMLPNRYGRVGATLGIESHLRMPINNYLQLTEKVNKEFVDISLAVHELRQIKSQAEIEKTREVCRITNFGFNKLPSYARVGMTEREICKQLRIDMLQEGADECPYIIAGSGYDGYDSIIMGPTDRAIEDGDVLIIDTGAARDGYFSDFDRNWAFGHASEQTKAAYRATYEATTKGFEAARPGATTTDIYNAMWGVLEANGALGNDVGRLGHGLGIELTERPSITATDNSVLKAGMIMTLEPGMVYAPGKSMVHEENIVITEDGAEWLSVRAEPELIIIK, from the coding sequence ATGATTAACTATCTACAACGTGGTTTTGAGCAGTCTGAATTTGAAGAAAGAACTGCCCGTGCACAGAAAGTTATGCACAATATGAAATTGGACGCGATGTTTTTTACCACTGAACCAAACGTACGTTACTTCACAGGGTTTCATACCCAGTTTTGGAAGAGTCCAACGCGACCTTGGTTTATAGTTATACCCGCAGAAGGCAAGCCAATCGCAGTTGTACCTGAAATCGGTACCAGTGGTATGGCGGAGACTTGGGTTGATGACATCATCACTTGGCCATCGCCACGACCAGAAGACGATGGCATTAGCCTCGTTGCTGATACCTTAAATATGCTACCGAATCGCTATGGTCGTGTGGGGGCGACGCTAGGTATCGAATCGCACTTACGTATGCCGATTAACAACTACCTACAGCTTACTGAAAAAGTAAATAAAGAGTTTGTTGACATCTCTTTAGCGGTACATGAGCTGCGCCAAATTAAATCTCAGGCTGAGATTGAAAAAACGCGTGAAGTCTGTCGAATTACCAATTTCGGTTTTAATAAACTGCCCAGTTATGCTCGTGTCGGTATGACGGAGCGTGAAATCTGTAAACAGCTACGTATCGATATGTTGCAAGAAGGTGCAGATGAATGTCCATATATCATTGCAGGTTCTGGGTATGATGGCTATGACAGTATCATTATGGGCCCGACAGATCGAGCCATTGAAGATGGTGATGTATTAATTATTGATACTGGCGCAGCTCGTGATGGTTACTTCTCTGACTTTGATCGTAACTGGGCTTTTGGGCATGCAAGCGAGCAAACTAAAGCGGCTTATCGTGCTACATATGAAGCCACAACCAAAGGCTTTGAAGCTGCACGTCCTGGTGCAACCACTACGGATATATATAATGCAATGTGGGGTGTATTAGAGGCTAATGGCGCATTAGGGAATGATGTTGGCCGTCTGGGTCACGGCCTAGGTATTGAGCTGACAGAACGGCCATCCATTACCGCAACTGATAATTCTGTCCTCAAAGCGGGCATGATAATGACACTTGAGCCTGGCATGGTGTATGCGCCGGGAAAATCTATGGTGCACGAAGAGAATATCGTGATTACAGAAGACGGTGCAGAGTGGTTAAGTGTGCGCGCTGAGCCTGAGCTTATCATTATTAAATAA
- a CDS encoding SRPBCC family protein: MFKIKVERIVKKPIDDVFEALSDHASYALFKSVGIAELLTEGDEERNGTGALRTVQTGAFKVWERITAFERPIHMQYQIEKAKPIKMEHYKGIIDLKDLGDGTTHVTWVSEGRLVVPLIGRVFDRKMQKQGMIVFNSMLKSLESR, translated from the coding sequence ATGTTTAAAATAAAAGTAGAACGTATTGTCAAAAAACCGATTGACGATGTCTTTGAAGCCCTAAGTGACCATGCTAGTTATGCGTTATTTAAGTCTGTAGGTATTGCTGAGTTGTTGACTGAAGGTGATGAAGAGCGCAATGGAACTGGCGCTTTACGAACAGTACAAACCGGAGCCTTTAAAGTATGGGAGCGAATTACTGCGTTTGAGCGTCCTATTCATATGCAATATCAAATCGAAAAAGCCAAGCCTATAAAAATGGAACACTACAAGGGCATTATTGATTTAAAAGATTTAGGGGATGGAACCACACACGTGACTTGGGTGTCTGAAGGCCGACTGGTTGTGCCACTGATCGGAAGGGTTTTTGATCGTAAAATGCAGAAACAAGGCATGATAGTTTTTAATAGTATGCTCAAGTCTTTAGAAAGCCGCTAA
- the rluF gene encoding 23S rRNA pseudouridine(2604) synthase RluF, producing the protein MFNASSTRLNKYISESGICSRRDADRFIEQGNVYVNGKRASVGEQVVAGDTVKVNGQLIEPKEADDFVFIVLNKPVGIVSTTESSEKNNIVDFVRHSVRIFPIGRLDKDSQGLIFLTSNGDLVNKVLRAGNNHEKEYLVTVNKPITDNFIEGLAGGVPILGKMTKKCPVTKVAPNVFNITLVQGLNRQIRRMCEHFGYEVVKLERTRIMNVNLKGLPVGDWRDLTPKELSVLLKSIEDSSANVSAPAKKSRNAPRKNARTDTSSKSKASSKPRGAAKGNSKHPKDGAGKPAGSKGGRPSGHGKKAGDNGKPAANGKRPAKGRGSQRSSKR; encoded by the coding sequence ATGTTTAATGCTTCCTCGACTCGTTTAAATAAATACATCAGCGAAAGCGGTATTTGCTCTCGAAGAGACGCTGACCGCTTTATTGAACAAGGTAATGTGTATGTCAATGGCAAGCGTGCTTCAGTGGGTGAGCAGGTGGTTGCTGGAGATACGGTAAAAGTCAACGGGCAGCTCATTGAGCCGAAAGAAGCTGATGACTTTGTTTTTATTGTATTGAATAAGCCAGTCGGCATTGTTAGCACCACGGAAAGCTCCGAGAAAAATAACATTGTTGATTTTGTCAGACATAGCGTACGTATTTTCCCTATTGGCCGTTTGGATAAAGATTCCCAGGGTTTAATCTTTTTGACCAGTAATGGTGATCTGGTTAATAAGGTATTACGTGCTGGCAATAACCATGAAAAAGAATATTTGGTGACGGTGAATAAGCCGATAACAGATAATTTTATTGAGGGTTTGGCTGGTGGCGTGCCTATTTTGGGAAAGATGACGAAGAAGTGCCCGGTTACTAAGGTGGCGCCTAACGTATTTAACATCACGCTAGTACAAGGTTTGAATCGTCAAATTCGTCGCATGTGTGAGCATTTTGGCTATGAAGTCGTGAAGCTTGAGCGTACGCGGATTATGAATGTGAATCTTAAGGGTCTTCCAGTTGGAGATTGGCGAGATTTAACCCCAAAAGAGTTGTCTGTACTACTTAAATCTATAGAAGATTCTTCTGCCAATGTTAGTGCTCCGGCCAAGAAATCTCGTAATGCACCAAGAAAAAACGCTCGTACTGATACCTCGTCAAAGTCAAAGGCGTCTTCAAAACCACGGGGCGCAGCAAAGGGGAATAGTAAACACCCTAAAGACGGTGCTGGAAAACCAGCGGGTTCTAAAGGTGGGCGTCCTTCTGGTCATGGTAAGAAGGCTGGTGACAATGGCAAACCTGCTGCAAATGGCAAGCGCCCTGCAAAAGGTCGAGGTTCTCAGCGGTCTTCAAAACGATAG
- a CDS encoding aspartate/glutamate racemase family protein, translating to MSTDHSLEMDWAKLVGSQAAVFSTRVFYSSEMNAKALNQIATGISDASKLIAMGLPMDVMAFGCTSASIIIGEERVAKLLTENRGNIPVTNPWTAAQSAFKHLGANKIAVFSPYTTEVNFPLYQQLTQAGFEVSVLGSLGIEKDTDITLVSKESMFEALNQLLPDSGADLVFMSCTNLRVLDHIQEIEDMFDMPVVCSTSAMFWHAMHLTGKKAICPGYGSLLNS from the coding sequence TTGAGTACAGACCATTCATTGGAAATGGATTGGGCAAAATTGGTTGGTTCACAAGCGGCAGTATTTAGTACTCGAGTTTTTTATAGCAGTGAAATGAACGCAAAAGCACTTAATCAAATTGCAACGGGGATTAGTGATGCATCTAAGCTAATTGCAATGGGACTACCGATGGATGTCATGGCATTCGGCTGCACTTCAGCATCCATCATCATTGGTGAAGAAAGAGTTGCAAAACTATTAACCGAAAATCGAGGCAATATTCCAGTAACAAACCCATGGACAGCGGCCCAATCTGCATTTAAGCATCTTGGTGCTAATAAAATAGCAGTGTTTTCACCCTATACAACAGAGGTAAACTTTCCGCTTTACCAACAACTAACGCAGGCAGGGTTCGAAGTCTCTGTATTAGGGTCATTAGGCATAGAGAAAGATACCGATATTACTTTGGTATCTAAAGAGTCAATGTTCGAGGCGCTAAACCAGTTGTTGCCAGACTCAGGTGCTGACTTGGTGTTTATGTCTTGTACTAATCTAAGAGTATTAGATCACATTCAAGAAATTGAAGATATGTTTGATATGCCAGTTGTGTGTAGTACCTCAGCAATGTTCTGGCACGCAATGCATCTCACAGGAAAGAAAGCCATTTGCCCAGGCTACGGAAGTTTACTAAATAGTTAA